The genomic window GAACCGTACCTCGGTACGCACCCAGCCCAAGGGCGTAGTCGGGGTGGTCGCACCGTGGAACTATCCGATGCTGCTGTCCATCGGTGACTCCATCCCCGCACTGATCGCGGGCAACGCCGTGGTCGTCAAGCCCGACAGCCAGACTCCGTTCTCCTCGCTGGCCAACGCCGAACTGCTCTACCGTGCTGGCCTGCCCCGCGATCTGCTCGCGGTCGTGCCGGGCCCTGGCACCGTGGTCGGCACCGCCATCGTCGATCACTGCGACTACCTGATGTTCACCGGCTCCTCGGCGACCGGGCGCACCCTGGCCGAACAGTGCGGGCGCAGGCTGATCGGCTTTTCCGCCGAACTCGGCGGCAAGAACCCGATGATCGTCGCCAAGGGCGCGAAACTGGACAAGGTCGCCAAGGCCGCGGTGCGTGCCTGTTTCTCCAATGCCGGACAGCTGTGCATCTCGATCGAACGGCTCTACGTCGAACGCGCGATCGCCGAGGAATTCACCGAGAAGTTCGTCGCCGCCGTCCAAGCCGCGAAACTCGGTGCGGCTTATGACTATTCGGCCGATATCGGCTCACTGATCTCCGAGGCACAGCTCGAGACGGTGACCAAGCATGTCGCCGACGCCACCTCCAAGGGCGCGAAGGTGCTCGCTGGCGGCAAGGCCCGCCCGGATCTGGGTCCGCTGTTCTTCGAACCGACGGTGCTCGCCGAGGTCACCGACGAGATGGAATGCGGCCGCAACGAAACCTTCGGCCCGCTGGTCGCGATCTACCCGGTCGATTCGGTCGACGAGGCCATCCGCCTGGCCAACGACACCGAGTACGGCCTCAACGCCAGCGTGTGGGCGGCCAGCAAGACCGAGGGCGAACGCATAGCCGCGCAACTGCACGCGGGCACCGTCTGTGTCGACGAGGGCTACGCCCCCGCGTGGGGTAGCACGGCCGCGCCGATGGGCGGGATGGGTATTTCCGGGGTCGGGCGCAGGCACGGCCCGGACGGGCTGCTCAAGTTCACCGAACCGCAGACCGTTGTGGTCACCCGGTTCCTGAATCTGGATGCGCCGCCGATGGTTTCGCAGGACAAGTGGCAGCGGTTCCTGATGGCCGTCGCGCGCGGCCTGCGGTTCCTGCCCGGCCGATGACTCGACGCCCGCCAGGTGGTCGTGCCCACCTGGCGGACGCCGCCGCCGGTTCGCGTGGCCGCGCTCGGTCGTCCGGTTCGACCGCGCGGCGCCGGGCGTCCCGGAGGTCTAGGTCATCCGATCGGCACCGGTGCGCGGTGGCGGTAACAGCGCCGCCTCCTCGTCGGTGAGCAGCCGCGATCGGATGCGGAAACGCACACCGTCGGCTGCTTCCAGCGAGAAGCCACCACTACGCGCGGTCACCACGTCGACCGTCAGATGCGTGTGCTTCCACAGCTCGTATTGGTCTGCGGTCATCCAGAATTCGGTGTGCCAGGGCAGGTAGCCGAGCAGCACGTCAGCGCTCCCGACCAGGAACTCGCGCACCGGAAAGCACATCGGTGAGCTTCCGTCGCAGCAGCCGCCGGACTGATGGAACAGCACGGCGCCGTGCTGGTCGATCAACTGCCGCAACACCGTTCGCGCCCGCTCGGTCATCGCGACGCGATGGGTTCGATACTGCTGCATCAGAACAGCCCCAGTTTCTTCGGTGAATAACTGACCAGCAGGTTCTTGGTCTGCTGATAGTGATCCAGCATCATCTTGTGGTTCTCCCGGCCGATCCCGGACTTCTTGTAGCCGCCGAACGCGGCGTGCGCCGGGTAGGCGTGATAACAGTTGGTCCAGACCCGGCCCGCCTTGATGGCGCGCCCCATCCGATACGCGATGTTGCCGTCCCTGGTCCACACCCCGGCGCCGAGACCGTAGAGGGTGTCGTTGGCGATGCGCACCGCTTCCTCGACGGTGTCGAACCGGGTCACCGCGACCACCGGTCCGAAGATCTCCTCCTGGAACACCCGCATGGTGTTGACGCCCTCGAAGATGGTGGGCTGGATGTAGTAGCCGCCGGGCAGTCCGTCGACCTTGCGTGCTTCCCCTCCGGTGAGCACGCGCGCGCCCTCCTGCCTGCCGATATCGATGTAGGACAGGATCTTCTCGTATTGGTCGTTGCTGGCTTGGGCGCCGATCATGGTGGTGTCGTCGAGCGGGTCACCGCCCCGGATGGCCTCGGTGCGGGCGACACAGCGCGCCAGGAACTCGTCGTAGATCGAGGAGTGGATCAACGCCCGCGACGGGCAGGTACACACCTCGCCCTGGTTGAGCGCGAACATCACGAACCCCTCGATGGCCTTGTCGAGGAACTCGTCGTCGGCGGACATGACGTCGGGCAGGAAGATGTTGGGGCTCTTGCCGCCCAGCTCCAGGCTGACCGGGATGATGTTCTCGCTGGCGTACTGCATGATCAGCCGCCCGGTCGTGGTCTCGCCGGTGAACGCCACCTTCGCCACCCGCGGGCTGCAGGCCAACGGTTTTCCGGCTTCGACACCGAATCCGTTGACCACGTTGAGCACTCCGGGCGGTAGCAGGTCCGCGATCAGTTCGACGACCAGCATGATCGAGGCCGGTGTCTGCTCGGCGGGCTTGAGCACCACGCAATTGCCCGCGGCCAGCGCGGGCGCGAGCTTCCACGCGGCCATCAGGATCGGGAAGTTCCACGGAATGATCTGCCCGACCACGCCGAGCGGTTCGTGGAAGTGGTAAGCGACTGTGTCGCGGTCGATTTCGGCGACACTGCCCTCCTGGGCGCGGATGGCGCCCGCGAAATAGCGGAAGTGGTCGACGGCCAACGGTAGGTCCGCGGCCAGGGTTTCGCGAACCGGTTTGCCGTTGTCCCAGGTTTCGGCGACGGCCAGCGGTTCGAGGTGGCGTTCGATGCGGTCGGCGATGGTGTGCAGAATGTTGGCTCGCTCGGTGGGCGAGGTGGCTGCCCATCCTTCGGCGGCGGCGTGCGCGGCCTCCAGGGCCATATCGATATCGGCGGCACCGGATCGGGCTACCGCGCAGAATGTTTCGCCGTCCACCGGGGAGGCGTTGTCGAAATACCGTCCCTCGATGGGAGCCGCCCAGTCGCCACCGATGAAGTTGTCATAGCGGGTGGCGTAGCTGACTATGCCGGTCTCGGAACCCGGCCTGGCGTAGATCATGGCACTCGCTCCTCACAGACTCACTCTGAGAGGGCCACTATGACCGGTGAAGGTTGGTGCGAGGTTGGTGTGCGGTGCTTACGTGCGCAACGCGGTGTGCAACCGGGCGGCGACCACGGCGCGGCGCACGTCGTCGAGGGGCAGCAGGCGCAGCGCGTGTTCGTGCACCTCGATGTCGCCGGGCGCGCGTTCGCCGAAGGCCACCGCGTGCTCGGCACGGTCGCTGGCCAGCACCGCATTGCGCACGCCCACATCGAGATACGCGCGCCACTGCATCACCCCGGGCGTGTCCGAGCCCGGCAGCAGCGGCCCGCGGTACAGCCACACCGCCGAGGTGGTGTCGCCGGCGGCGACGGCGGCCAGCAAGTCCACCGCATCGCAGGCGACCGGGCCGGTCAGCAGGTAGCGGCGGTTGGTGATCTCACCGCCGGTGGCCCGGCGCAGGTGCGAGACGTCGGCTTTGAGGGTGCTGGTGGAGACCGCGCGGTCGCCGTACACCGCGGCGTGCAGTTGTTCGGGGGTGAACCCGTCGGGTTCGAGGGCGAGCAGCGCCAGGATCTCGAGCTGACGCGGCGGCAGCGGGACGGGTCTGCCGTCGCGCATCAGCCGTGCGGTGCCGAGACATTCGAGGCGCACGCCCGGTGTGGGTGCGGGTTCAGCGGCGCGCAGCATGGTTTCGACGGCGGTGACCAGTGCCCGTACCGAGGTCATCACCGCCGGATGTGAGCGGTCCCAGGAACTGGACAGATCCAGCACGCCGACCTGGCGGCCGTCGGGGGCGTGGATCGGCGCGGAGTAACAGACCCAGCCGTGCAGTGCGGCGACCAGATGTTCGGCGGAGAACACCGAGCACGCGCGGTCGTCGTGCAGCGCCAGCGACAGACCGTTGGTGCCCATGTGGGTTTCGTCCCAGCAGCCGCCGGGCGCGAAGTTCACCGCTTCGCCCTGCCTGCGCAGGGTGCGGTCGCCGCACGACCACATGATGGTGCCCGCCTCGTCGGTGACCACGGCCAGATAGCCCGCGTCCTCGGTGATGCCGCGCAGATCAGCCGACAGTTCGGTGATCGGTGTGCGCAGTGGCGATTCCGACCATTTGTCGCCGATGTCGGCGAGTCCGGGCGCCACCGTGACGGCCGGGTCGACGGTGTGCAGCGAGCGCTGCCAGGATTGCGCGACGTCGCTGCGCAGCAGGGTGGTGCGGGGTGGCGGCGCGGCGGTATTCGGAGCCGTAGCCCAGCGCTCCCATTCTTTTTCCAGTTCGGCCCGCTGCTGGGTCAGGGTGCGGAACTGTGCCACCTCGGGGAACCCCATCGTCGTGTGAGCTCACATTCGCTCTCTCATTCTGGCGTACGCACGACGGGAACGGGAGGGTTTGGCGGCAAGCCGAACGGTCCCCATGCCGTGGCCCGTGTCGTCCCCGGCGTGGCGGCCGAGGAGCGGCGCGCCGATTATGCTGCTGGCATGGCTACCGTTTCGCGGCGGGCCCGGATCGCCGACGTGCACGAACTGGCGGCGGGCATGCCGCATGTGACGCGCCTGGACGGCCCGCACGGCAATCCGGTTTATCAGGTCGGCGGCAAGTCGTTCGTGTTCTTCCGCAACCCGCGCCCCGATGCCGTCGACGCCGACACCGGGGAACGCTACGCCGATGTCATCGTGTTCTGGGTGCCTTCGGAGTCCGACAAGCAGGCGATGGTGCAGGATCCGGACTCACCGTTTTTCACCACCGCGCATTTCGACGGTCACCCGTCGGTGCTGCTGCGGGGCAGCCGGATCGGTGAGCTGAGCTATCGGGAGCTGTCGGAAGTTGTGCAAGACGCGTGGCTGTCGCGGGCCTCGCGCAAGCGGGCGGCCGATTGGCTGGCGGCGCACCCGGTCCGGTGAACACGGCAGCCGGTGCGAGGGTGCCTCGAGTGCCGTCGGGGGTCACTTGTTGATGAAAATGCCTGCCACGTCGGCGTTCTTGATGGGGGTTTCGGCGTTCATCTGGGCGCCGCACAGCAGATCGACCGACACCATGGTCGCGTCGACGACGGTACCGGCGGGCTCGTGGTCGTCCTTGGTCTGCTGCTTGACGAATTTGGTGATCGTCATGCGCTTTTCGTCTTGGCCCTGCTTGACGTATTCGCTGCACGGGGTGTCGCCGCCGCGGTTGAGGGCGCGCTGGACGTCGGTGCAGCCGGCGAGCACCAGCGCGACCGCCGCGATCCCGAGGCCGGTCCGTCCGGTCCGTGACAGCGTGGCGTTCATGTGCTCCTCCTGAATGCTCGGTCGCGCGGGGATCCGCGGCGATCGCCCCTCAGCCTAGAGCCACCGGGTGACCGCACGGCGTCCGTGCCGGGTCGGGCGGGCGAGGGGGTGGCGGCGGGTCCTCGCGCTGCCACCACCAGTTCCCCCCTCTTTGTCGCTCAGGCGCGGAAGACGCGCAGCGGGATGTCGAGTTCGGCGGGGGTGAGGGAGCCGTGGTGGCCGAGCATGATCGACTGCAACGGTTCGGCGCCGCTGCGGATGACGCCGCGGGTACCGGTCGCGGCGACGACGATGTCGCCGATGCGTTCGGCGACCCGCGCGGCGACGGTCGGGCCGAACCAGCCGCGCTCGATCACCTCCGCGCGGGGCAGGACCGCGAAGTCGGCGCCGAGGGTGGCCCGCCAGGCGGCCGCGACGTCGGTGGCGGCGCCGGGCTCGGTATAGATATGGCGCGCACGGGGTTCCCCGCCCACCTGGCGCACCGACGCGCGCAGCTCGGGGTGGTGGTCGACATCGATGCGTTCGGTGAGTTCGACCATGCCGTGATCGGCGGTGACGACCAGCACGGCACCGGGCGGCAAACGTTCGGCGATCTCGGCGGCGATGCGGTCGACGTGGGCCAGCTCCAGCAGCCACGCGTCCGAGGACGGTCCGCGCACGTGCCCGGTGGTGTCGAGGTCGCCGTGGTAGGCGTAGACCAGTGCGCGCTCACCGGCGCGAGCCGCGATGCCGATGCCGTCGACGAGATCGCCGACCGAGAAGTTGGGCCGGAACTCGCAGCCGCGCAACGCCGCTCGGGTGAGCCCGGAACCGTTCTGGTAGTTCGGGGCGACCTGGGTCACCGTGATCCCGTGTGCCGCCGCGCGTTCGAAGACCGTGGGCAGCGGCTGGCATTGTTCGGGAACCAGCTCGGTCAGCAGATCGACCTTCGGGCCCTCGCCGTGCAGGCGCCAGCGCAGCGCGTTCACCAGCCGATCCTGGCCGGGCACGTGCATCAGGTAGCCGATGATGCCGTGCTCGCCCGGTGGCACGCCGACGCCGAGGCAACTCAGGCTGGTGGCGGTGGTGCTCGGGAATCCGGCGGTGAGGGTGGCCGGGGTCAGGCCGGACAAGAACGGCGCCACACCGGGATTGGCGGCGAGCGCGGCCGCGCCGAGACCGTCGACCAGCAGCACACAGACCCGGTCGGCGGTGATGCCGAGACCGAGCCGATCGACCTCGCCCGGCACCCCGAAACCGGCCAGCAGCGAGGGGAACAGATCAGCGAGGGAGCCCGTACCGTAACGGGGCGCGTCGAACACGAGCGTCAGGATGTCAAGGCGGGTGGGCGGCGGGCAAGCCGTTATCAGGCCTGGCCGGTCTCGAACCGGGCGACCTTGCCGTCGCGCACGGTGAACCGCCAGCTGGTGCGCATCGAGCCCCAGCGGGAATTGGTGTAGTCGGCAACGAGGTCGGTGCCGCCGTCGGCGACGGACTCGACCCGCATGTGCCCGTTGGCGCCGAAGACCTCCGAGCCGGTCCACTGGGTGATGTTGCGTTCCACGCCGTCGTCGGACATGGTCGCGTCGTCGGTGAGCGCGGCAAAGAGCCGGTCCTGGTCGTTGGCGTTGAGCGCGTCCACGAATTCCTGTACCACGGGATCTAGCTGAGTCATCGAGTTACCCCTCTCGGATCAGGTGGCAGAACATCAGCGGTCATTCAGCAAACCTCTGGCGTCTACTGTAGGGCAGATCGGTGACCCGTGCCGGGATGGCCGCGGGCGCTGTTGTCGCGCGCCGCCTGCTGGTAAACAGGACTGGTGACTGGGCAGCGTGCGTTCCGTTTCGGTGTCAATATGGTGACTGCCGACTCACGGCGCAATTGGCTCGAAAAGTGCCGCAGGGCCGAGGAACTCGGTTACGACGTGATCGGGGTGGCCGACCATCTGGGGTGTCCGGCGCCGTTTCCGTCGATGATCCTGGCCGCCGAGGCGACCGAACGGGTGCGGCTGAACACCTTTGTGCTGAATGCGCCGTTCTACAACCCGGTGCTGCTGGCCCGCGATATCGCGGGCGCCGATCAACTCACCGACGGACGGGTGGAGATCGGGCTGGGCGCGGGCTATGTGCAGGCCGAATTCGAGGCCGCGGGAATCCCGTTCGAGAGCGGCGCCAACCGCGTCGCGCATCTGGAGCGCACGGTCGCCACGTTGCGCACCCTGTTCTCCGATCCGGAGTATCAGCCGCGCCCGGCGCAGCCCTCGGGGCCGCCGCTGCTGATCGCGGGCTGGGGTAACCGGATTCTGCGCCTGGCCGCCCAGCACGCCGACATCATCGCCTTCCCCGGCGCTTCGCCGACCGAGAACGGCGGGCCGCTGCACCTGGCCGGGCTCGCCGAAGTGGGCGAGCGCGTCGACTACGTGCGCGGCCTGCTCGGCGACCGCCTCGCCGACGTCGAATTGAACATCCTCATCCAGCGGGTGGTCCCGCCGGAGGAACGCACCGCCGTGCTCGAATTGTTCGGCCCGGCCCTGCCCGACGACGTCGCCGATCATCCCGAGGACCTGCCCACCCTGCTCATCGGCACGCCGAAGGAGATGGCCGATCGCGTGCGCGATCACCGTGACCGCTACGGGTTCAGCTACATCACCGTGCTCGAACACAGCATGGAGGAGTTCGCGCCGGTCATCGAGCTGCTGCGCGGGCAGTGACGCCCGGCGCGGCCGCCGTCAGGGCAGTAGGTCGATGATGACTCGCGGGTCGAGCTGACGCAGCTTCTTGGGGCGTGAAGTCAGACAGGGCCAGTCCCGGGCGACGGCCTCGGCGGCGGCGTGACCGGCGGGCAGCAGCACCTCGGCGTCGGGGTTGCCCGCGAAGGCGGCGCCGAGCCGTTCGGCGGCGGCACGGTCCAGTGCGGTGATGACGGTGTGCGGAAGTTCCAGCAGCACCTCGAGCACGTCGAGCCGATCGTCGGGGATATGGGCGCGCGCCGCGGCCAGCGCGGTGGCGGGCACGACGATGGTGTTGCCCGCGCCCACCGTCGCCCAGACCACCGCTTGGGCGTAGTTGGCTTGATTGGCCCAGCTGACGACGGCGGCGGTGTCGAAGACGACACCGCCAAGGGCTGGGGTTCTCACGCGGCGCCGGCGTGCGATCCGCCGGCATCCTCCTCGGATAACGGCGGCAATCCCTGAATGGCGCGAGCTCGGTTGATCAGATCCAGCGGTGGCCGCCCGCCGAAGACTTCCTCGAGTTTGGCCAGCGATTCGGCGGTGTTGAGCCGCGCCAGCACCGATTCGGCGACGAAGGCCGACAGCGATTCGATCCGCCCTTCCGCGCGCCAGTGTTCGAGGGTGGTGACCAGTTCCTCGGGCAGCGTGACGGTGACCTTGCGTGTCCGGTGCGCGCGCGACGGGGCCATCTCACGACTTTATCTCGGCCAGCCCGCGTCCGGCAGGGGGAGTCGCGGGCTTGTGCCAGAGCAGGGTGTAGCGCAGCAGCGCCCGGCGGCGCAGCCGGGCGCCGGGCAGGATCTCGGCGGCGGCGGCACGGATTTCGGGGTAGGTGTCCTCGGGGTCGCGCAGGTGGGCATCGGGGCCGCTGAGTTTCGGGCGGTGCAGTGTGTCGAAGGCCCAAATGCCCGGCAGCAGCGCCAGATACGGAAAGTCGGTGCGGATGTCGAACCGCCACAAGCCCACCACGGCGAGGGTGCCGCCGGGGGCGACGAGACGGTGCAGGGCTGTCAGGCCGTCCTTCAGCGGGACGTGGTGCAGGCTCGCCACGGCGGTGACGAGGTCGAAAGTGCCTGGCAGATCGAGGAAGTCGGCCTGTTCGACGGTGACGTTCGTGGCCGGTGCCGCGGTGTCCAGGATGACGGGGTCGAGGTCGACGCCGTGGACGGTCAGGCCGCGGCGGCCGAATTTGCGGGCGAGAAGGCCGTCGCCGCAACCGATGTCGAGCACGGTGCGGGCGGAATCGGGCGCCTGCGCGAGCAGCCAGGGGTGGTAGTGGGTGTTGTGGTTCCAGTACGGGTCGTCACTCACCCCACGACAGTACGAGCGGGAGCAGAGATCCGCGTCGACGTCGTACGAATGTGTGTGATCTGCGTCACATTGCGCTGCGCGAAATGTCGGTATCGGATGGCATGGTGTTCGGTATGTCTTCTGCCGCATCCGCTTTTCCCTCCGATGTCATCCGCGTCCTCGGAGCCAGCGAGCACAACCTGCGCAACGTGTCGCTGGAAATCCCCAAGAACAAGATCACCGTGTTCACCGGGGTGTCCGGTTCCGGCAAATCGTCGATCGTGTTCGACACCATCGCCGTGGAATCCCAACGTCAGCTGTATGCGACCTTCCCGGCGTTCATCCTCAATTTCCTGCCGCGCTACGAACGCCCGCACGCCGAGGCGATGGAGAACCTGACCGCGCCGGTGATCATCGACCAGCAACCGGTCGGTGGCGGGCCACGCTCGACCGTGGGCACGATGACCGACATCTTCTCCATGGTGCGCGCCATGTTCGCCCGATTCGGTTCGCCCTCGGCCGGTTTCGTCTACAACTACTCGTTCAACGTGCCGCAGGGCATGTGCCCGGACTGCGACGGACTCGGCATCGCCGTCCGCGCCGATCCGGATCGGCTGCTGGACCGGACCAAATCGCTCAACGAGGGTGCGATCCTGCTGCCCGGTTACGGCGTCGGCAGCGGCGACTGGCAGCTCTACGGCAATTCGGGCCGTTTCGATCCGGACAAGAAGCTCGCCGACTACACCGACGAGGAGTTCGAGGATCTGCTGCACGGCACCGGCGGCAAGGTGGAGCTGACTTTCGCCAAAGGCACCTGGAAAGCCAACTACGAGGGCATCGCCACCAAGTTCACCCGCACCCGGCTGCAACGCGACACCTCCACGCTCAGCGAGAAGACCCGTGAGCAGATCCGGCAGTTCCTCACCGAAGGGGTGTGCCCGACCTGTCACGGTGCCCGGCTCAACGCCGCGGCACTGGCCACGAAGATCAACGGCCGCAATATCGCCGACTGGGCGGGGCTGCAGATCACCGATCTGATGGTGGTGCTCGACGAGATCAGCGACCCGGCCGCCATCGGCCTGGCCGCCGCGATCCGCACCTCGTTGCAGCGGGTGGCCGATATCGGGCTCGGATATCTGAGTCTGGATCGGCCGACCTCGACACTGTCCGGTGGTGAGGGCCAGCGGCTGAAGATGATCAAACATCTGTCGAGCACGTTGATCGGGATGACCTACATCTTCGACGAGCCGAGCGTCGGGTTGCATCCGCGTGATGTGGGGCGGTTGAACAATCTGCTCGAGGCGTTGCGGGACAAGGGAAATACGGTGCTGGTGGTCGAGCACGATCCCGACGTCATCCAGATCGCTGACCATATCGTTGATGTCGGGCCACGAGCCGGGCTGCACGGCGGGCAAATCGTGTTCCAGGGCAGCTTCACCGAACTGCGCGCGGCCGACACCCCGACCGGGGCCGGACTGCGCAGGCCGTTCACGGTGAAGGACACCTTCCGCACGGCCACCGGTGAGTTGCTGATCGAGGATGCCGACGTGCACAACCTCAAGAACGTGACCGTCGCGATCCCGACCGGCATTCTGACCTCGATCACCGGGGTCGCCGGTTCCGGTAAGAGCAGTCTGATCCGGGATGTGTTCGTGGTCGAGCATCCCGAGGCGATCTTCGTCGACCAGTCCGCCATCGCCGCCTCCTCCCGCTCCACGCCGGCGACGTATCTGGGGTTGATGGATCCGATCCGCAAACTGTTCGCCAAAGCCACGGGCGAATCGCCGGGCCTGTTCAGTTTCAACTCCGCCGGTGCCTGCAAGCAGTGCGAGGGCCGTGGCGTGATCATCACCGAGATCGCCTACATGGACCCGGTGACCACCCACTGCGACGCCTGCGACGGCCGCCGCTTCTCCGAGGAGGTGCTGGCACTGACGTTGCGCGGCAAGTCGATCGCCGACGTGCTGGAGTTGACCGCCGAAGAGGCGCTGGTGTTCTTCCCGGAGAAGGCGCTGAACACCAAGTTGCGCACCATGAACGAGGTCGGCCTGGACTATCTGAGCCTCGGTCAGGCGATGAGCACCCTGTCCGGCGGTGAGCGGCAACGCATCAAACTGGCCACCCAGCTCGGCAACACCGGCAGCGTCTATGTCCTCGACGAACCGACCACCGGCCTGCACATGTCCGACGTGGACACTCTGCTCGCCCTGCTCGACGGTCTCGTCGAGCGCGGCAACACCGTGATCGTCATCGAACACAACCTCGACGTGGTCGCCCACTCCGACTGGGTGATCGACCTCGGCCCCGACGGCGGCAAGGCAGGCGGCGAAGTGGTCTTCACCGGCACCCCCGCCGCCCTACTCGACCACCCGACCTCCCTCACCGGCGAGTACTTGCGTAAGTACAAGGCGGCGTAGGGTTTCGGCGCTGGGCCGGGTCGGGAGCGGCCCGGTCTTCCCGCGCACGTTTTCGTCGGTGGTTCGGTGCGCGGCGGGTCAGGATGTGCGCGGTTGCGGGGTGGTTCAGGTGGGGGCGGTGAATTGTTGGGTGCCGGTGATGCGGAGTAGGTCGAGGGCGGTGGCGGCGGGGGTGCCGGGGGCGGCGGAGTAGACGACGACGGATTGGTCGGTGTCGGGGACCAGCAGGGTGTCGCATTCCAGGACCAGGACGCCGACTTCGGGGTGGTCGATGGTTTTGGTGGCGCTGCGCCATTGCGCGGAGGGACGTTCACGCCAGAGTTGTTCGAATTGGGGACTGCCGGAACGG from Nocardia iowensis includes these protein-coding regions:
- a CDS encoding nuclear transport factor 2 family protein produces the protein MTQLDPVVQEFVDALNANDQDRLFAALTDDATMSDDGVERNITQWTGSEVFGANGHMRVESVADGGTDLVADYTNSRWGSMRTSWRFTVRDGKVARFETGQA
- a CDS encoding MmcQ/YjbR family DNA-binding protein, translated to MATVSRRARIADVHELAAGMPHVTRLDGPHGNPVYQVGGKSFVFFRNPRPDAVDADTGERYADVIVFWVPSESDKQAMVQDPDSPFFTTAHFDGHPSVLLRGSRIGELSYRELSEVVQDAWLSRASRKRAADWLAAHPVR
- a CDS encoding alkaline phosphatase family protein — translated: MFDAPRYGTGSLADLFPSLLAGFGVPGEVDRLGLGITADRVCVLLVDGLGAAALAANPGVAPFLSGLTPATLTAGFPSTTATSLSCLGVGVPPGEHGIIGYLMHVPGQDRLVNALRWRLHGEGPKVDLLTELVPEQCQPLPTVFERAAAHGITVTQVAPNYQNGSGLTRAALRGCEFRPNFSVGDLVDGIGIAARAGERALVYAYHGDLDTTGHVRGPSSDAWLLELAHVDRIAAEIAERLPPGAVLVVTADHGMVELTERIDVDHHPELRASVRQVGGEPRARHIYTEPGAATDVAAAWRATLGADFAVLPRAEVIERGWFGPTVAARVAERIGDIVVAATGTRGVIRSGAEPLQSIMLGHHGSLTPAELDIPLRVFRA
- a CDS encoding LLM class F420-dependent oxidoreductase, with product MTGQRAFRFGVNMVTADSRRNWLEKCRRAEELGYDVIGVADHLGCPAPFPSMILAAEATERVRLNTFVLNAPFYNPVLLARDIAGADQLTDGRVEIGLGAGYVQAEFEAAGIPFESGANRVAHLERTVATLRTLFSDPEYQPRPAQPSGPPLLIAGWGNRILRLAAQHADIIAFPGASPTENGGPLHLAGLAEVGERVDYVRGLLGDRLADVELNILIQRVVPPEERTAVLELFGPALPDDVADHPEDLPTLLIGTPKEMADRVRDHRDRYGFSYITVLEHSMEEFAPVIELLRGQ
- a CDS encoding transcriptional regulator produces the protein MGFPEVAQFRTLTQQRAELEKEWERWATAPNTAAPPPRTTLLRSDVAQSWQRSLHTVDPAVTVAPGLADIGDKWSESPLRTPITELSADLRGITEDAGYLAVVTDEAGTIMWSCGDRTLRRQGEAVNFAPGGCWDETHMGTNGLSLALHDDRACSVFSAEHLVAALHGWVCYSAPIHAPDGRQVGVLDLSSSWDRSHPAVMTSVRALVTAVETMLRAAEPAPTPGVRLECLGTARLMRDGRPVPLPPRQLEILALLALEPDGFTPEQLHAAVYGDRAVSTSTLKADVSHLRRATGGEITNRRYLLTGPVACDAVDLLAAVAAGDTTSAVWLYRGPLLPGSDTPGVMQWRAYLDVGVRNAVLASDRAEHAVAFGERAPGDIEVHEHALRLLPLDDVRRAVVAARLHTALRT
- a CDS encoding DUF779 domain-containing protein; the encoded protein is MQQYRTHRVAMTERARTVLRQLIDQHGAVLFHQSGGCCDGSSPMCFPVREFLVGSADVLLGYLPWHTEFWMTADQYELWKHTHLTVDVVTARSGGFSLEAADGVRFRIRSRLLTDEEAALLPPPRTGADRMT
- a CDS encoding class I SAM-dependent methyltransferase; its protein translation is MSDDPYWNHNTHYHPWLLAQAPDSARTVLDIGCGDGLLARKFGRRGLTVHGVDLDPVILDTAAPATNVTVEQADFLDLPGTFDLVTAVASLHHVPLKDGLTALHRLVAPGGTLAVVGLWRFDIRTDFPYLALLPGIWAFDTLHRPKLSGPDAHLRDPEDTYPEIRAAAAEILPGARLRRRALLRYTLLWHKPATPPAGRGLAEIKS
- a CDS encoding succinic semialdehyde dehydrogenase, translated to MPAPEAAVFDRLSALAAIDTPDARRRKTIAETFTGTPLGSVPVGTVEDVVAAFAKAKAAQTRWAARPVAERAAVLERYRALIVENREFLMDVVQAETGKARWAAQEEIMGLIFAARYFARTAPSLLAPHSVPGAFPVLNRTSVRTQPKGVVGVVAPWNYPMLLSIGDSIPALIAGNAVVVKPDSQTPFSSLANAELLYRAGLPRDLLAVVPGPGTVVGTAIVDHCDYLMFTGSSATGRTLAEQCGRRLIGFSAELGGKNPMIVAKGAKLDKVAKAAVRACFSNAGQLCISIERLYVERAIAEEFTEKFVAAVQAAKLGAAYDYSADIGSLISEAQLETVTKHVADATSKGAKVLAGGKARPDLGPLFFEPTVLAEVTDEMECGRNETFGPLVAIYPVDSVDEAIRLANDTEYGLNASVWAASKTEGERIAAQLHAGTVCVDEGYAPAWGSTAAPMGGMGISGVGRRHGPDGLLKFTEPQTVVVTRFLNLDAPPMVSQDKWQRFLMAVARGLRFLPGR
- the adh gene encoding aldehyde dehydrogenase, which translates into the protein MIYARPGSETGIVSYATRYDNFIGGDWAAPIEGRYFDNASPVDGETFCAVARSGAADIDMALEAAHAAAEGWAATSPTERANILHTIADRIERHLEPLAVAETWDNGKPVRETLAADLPLAVDHFRYFAGAIRAQEGSVAEIDRDTVAYHFHEPLGVVGQIIPWNFPILMAAWKLAPALAAGNCVVLKPAEQTPASIMLVVELIADLLPPGVLNVVNGFGVEAGKPLACSPRVAKVAFTGETTTGRLIMQYASENIIPVSLELGGKSPNIFLPDVMSADDEFLDKAIEGFVMFALNQGEVCTCPSRALIHSSIYDEFLARCVARTEAIRGGDPLDDTTMIGAQASNDQYEKILSYIDIGRQEGARVLTGGEARKVDGLPGGYYIQPTIFEGVNTMRVFQEEIFGPVVAVTRFDTVEEAVRIANDTLYGLGAGVWTRDGNIAYRMGRAIKAGRVWTNCYHAYPAHAAFGGYKKSGIGRENHKMMLDHYQQTKNLLVSYSPKKLGLF